One Gossypium hirsutum isolate 1008001.06 chromosome A11, Gossypium_hirsutum_v2.1, whole genome shotgun sequence genomic window carries:
- the LOC107913006 gene encoding zinc finger CCCH domain-containing protein 6: MKRSRKSNRVSWAPGVNLCQVKLFLREDCPSKVGGQRQDTIQAKASWTSHPSGMSANDLPPGFEGCHYTSALKCDLAKIPRIQWISPPKFALNFNWQVAAGEESKEVEAQKLREKRVLEAVYPRISVIPPNPVSLNVEVESYDDSRIPLVPLTPIEDDEEAEVPSGIATQAKSPSNFETVALLKHPGLSNSGTHNMPHCPSSAAGAPDMLPGVSSDVMTAALAALTAVVKTKEQGSLVDTDLLVKILSDPKIVEKLIHDHGHPVAAADGNVVSTPVHTSEPETGITSLPCSKPQMPADRNSNHLVKEFRPVLSTPASWADIVPISMPMRVESSVPLTSTNIDMITAHRAANGNAYTNMNQVQPSPSMMPVQPAISSTAMQTNAGVAVKDTNYFKNLIREHGRDKEEDKGHNMSQTVSHINHIQNLKVVETLKPVALKTKFRKPCMFFNSSKGCRQGSNCPYLHDNKSLQWQTGRTLEAPSAKRMKLSGEITGRI; the protein is encoded by the exons atgaagcgATCGCGGAAATCGAACAGGGTTTCTTGGGCTCCAGGTGTTAATCTTTGTCAG GTGAAGCTGTTTCTGAGGGAGGATTGCCCCTCAAAGGTTGGTGGCCAACGTCAAGATACTATTCAAGCAAAAGCGTCATGGACATCGCATCCCAGTGGCATGTCTGCCAATGACCTTCCCCCTGGGTTTGAAGGTTGTCATTACACAAGTGCATTGAAGTGTGATCTGGCTAAGATTCCTAGGATCCAATGGATAAGCCCTCCAAAG TTTGCCCTGAATTTTAACTGGCAAGTTGCAGCTGGGGAAGAGAGCAAGGAAGTGGAGGCTCAAAAACTGCGAGAAAAGAGAGTGCTTGAAGCAGTTTATCCTCGCATCTCTGTTATTCCTCCCAA TCCTGTTTCCCTGAATGTAGAAGTTGAGAGCTATGATGATAGTCGAATTCCCCTTGTTCCTCTAACTCcaattgaagatgatgaagaGGCAGAGGTACCTTCAGGCATTGCCACACAAGCAAAATCTCCCTCTAACTTTGAGACAGTAGCATTGCTAAAGCACCCAGGTCTGTCGAACTCTGGAACCCATAATATGCCACATTGCCCTAGTTCTGCTGCTGGGGCGCCCGACATGTTACCTGGTGTAAGTTCTGATGTGATGACAGCTGCTTTGGCCGCCTTAACAGCAGTCGTGAAAACCAAAGAGCAGGGAAGTTTGGTCGACACTGATTTGCTCGTTAAAATCCTTAGTGATCCAAAGATAGTTGAGAAATTAATCCACGATCATGGACATCCAGTTGCTGCTGCCGATGGCAATGTGGTAAGTACACCTGTACACACTTCAGAGCCAGAAACGGGAATAACTTCTTTACCCTGCTCAAAACCACAAATGCCGGCTGACAGAAACtcaaaccacttagtaaaagagtTCCGACCTGTGTTAAGTACACCAGCTTCCTGGGCTGACATAGTTCCCATTTCCATGCCTATGAGAGTAGAGTCATCGGTTCCCTTAACCAGTACAAATATAGATATGATAACTGCACATAGGGCAGCAAATGGTAATGCTTACACAAATATGAACCAGGTACAACCTTCTCCCAGCATGATGCCTGTGCAGCCAGCCATTAGTTCAACAGCCATGCAAACAAATGCTGGTGTAGCTGTGAAGGATACTAACTATTTTAAGAACCTGATAAGGGAACATGGAAGAGATAAGGAAGAAGATAAAGGGCATAATATGTCACAAACCGTAAGTCACATTAATCACATCCAAAACCTGAAAGTTGTAGAGACCTTAAAACCTGTGGCATTGAAAACCAAGTTTCGAAAACCGTGCATGTTTTTTAACAGTTCAAAGGGTTGTCGTCAGGGGTCCAATTGCCCCTACCTGCATGATAACAAGTCATTACAGTGGCAAACTGGGAGAACCTTGGAAGCTCCGAGTGCTAAGAGAATgaaattaagtggggaaattacTGGCAGGATATAA
- the LOC107913007 gene encoding uncharacterized protein, translating into MKMITCDRATYDAAVMMHKKYEPFLNKSIDHYDEMALVVGKDMATGSFVRTFADIDLDDDNIDSVPIDCENEATEEVRTNVSSSGTSKHKRKKAQESVNDEQIKFVGKQLGKIANVLEQFTADKTPHLYEEVMSMEVEGFDDDFLCSVFDYLVSHESEAKAFLVKSKKHRKIWLQKFSQG; encoded by the exons atgaaaatgatcacatgtgatagagcgacatatgatgcagcagtaatg ATGCACAAGAAGTATGagccatttttgaataaaagcattgatcattatgatgaaatggctttggttgttggcaaagatatggcaacagggagttttgtcagaacatttgctgacatagatttggatgatgatAACATAGATTCAGTGCCTATAGACTGCGAGAATGAAGCGActgaagaggtaagaacaaatgtatcttcatctggcacatccaaacataaaagaaaaaaggcTCAAGAAAGTGTCaatgatgaacaaattaaatttgtgggtaaacaacttggcaaaattgctaatgtTTTGGAACAATTTACTGCGGATAAGACACCACATCTTTACGAAGAAGTGATGTCAATGGAggtagaaggatttgatgatgacttcctttgttctgtgtttgattattTAGTGAGTCATGAATCTGAGGCAaaagcttttttagttaaaagtaagaagcatagaaaaatttggcttcaaaaattttctcaaggttga